The Actinocorallia herbida DNA window GTCGTGCCGCCGAGGAAGGGGCCGAGGAAGGGGAGGCCGCCCGGCCAGTTGTGCCCGCCGCCGCGGATCCGGTAGAGGACGACGGGGGCGTCGGCGGGGCAGCCCAGGTAGGTGATGCGGTCGACGGTCGTCCGGTCGGCCGGGTCGAGGTCGGGGAGCGCGGTGGTCTCCGTGTCGGTGGAGCAGCCGTTGTTGCCCGCCCAGAACGCCGCGGCCGGGGGCGCCGTCGTATACGGGACGACGGAGTCCCCGTCACCGTGCAGGAGCACGATCGGGACCGGGCGGGTCGGGGCGCAACCTGCGATATCGCTGAGCTGGCCGGACACCGGGGCGAAAGCCGCGAAGCGCGTGTTCTCGCAGGCCAGCTTGCTCGTGAAGAAGCCGCCGTTGCTCATCCCCGAGGCGTAGAGGCGGGACGGGTCGGCATTGAACCGTTCGACCAGGATGTCCTGGAGTCGCATGACAAAGCCGGGATCGTCCAACTCGGGCTCCGTGGTGCCCGCCGGGACGCCCTGCCATCCACGTCCGTGATGTTCGGGCGTGATCATGATGTACCCGCGGGTGCGCGCGTGGTCGGCCATCCTGCCGAAGAACTCCGCCATCCACGGCGCCTCGATCAGGCCGGGGAAGTGGAAGAGCACGGGTCGGGGCGTGCCGTCGTAGTCGTCGGGCAGCCTGAGGATCGCCCGCCGCTCGACGCCCGCGTGCGCGATCCGGATCGCGTGGTCCCCGGGATCGGGCAGCGCGTCGACCAGGGTCAGCGAGACCGTGCGGCGGGCCGTGTCCGGGCCGTCGGTGACAGAGGCGGGGCCGGTCCAGGTCACGGTCCCGTCCTCGGGGACCGTGACGCCGCGGACGTCGGCCTTGACGCGCACGCCGGAGCCCGGATCCTCCAGGGTGAACGACCCGGTGAGCCCGGTGAGCCCGCGCCGCACGTCGAGGGCCGCGGTGACGTCCCCGCCGGAGGGCCCGGGGAAGGCGCCTCGCCCGGCGATCCGGACCGTCGCGAAGTCGGCGACCCGGTCGGTGACGGCGAACCCGCCCGAGGTGAGCGCTCCGTCGGCGGTGTAGGCGGATCCGTCGATGCGGACCGAGAACCGGTCGGCCGGGGCGGGCGCCGGGTCGGCCGCCGCCGGAACAGCGGGCGAGAACGCCGCGACCATGAGCGCGAACGCCATGCACGAACGTGCGAGCAACGGTCTCACGGCTCTTCTCCTCTGGGCGGGGATCCGCGCCGGGATCCGACGGCGTCCGGGACGCAACATTGAATAATTTATATAGATCAAGATCGGCGGATCGGCCAGGCCCAATCCCGGAGCGCGCGTCCGCCTGCCGGGTGCGGTGGCGGGCTCGTCCCGACCGCCTTCGCGCGAGCGGCCGGGTGCTCAGACCCCGGAGGCCCAAACCTCCGGCAGGCGTCAGTCGGAGGCCGCGGCGCCGGGGCCGAAGAGGGCCTCGGCGCCGAAGAGGTCCTTGAAGACCGAGGAGTAGTCGGGGCCTCGACGGAGGTGGTGGCCGCCGTCGACGTTGATGATCTGGCCTGTGATCCAGGAGGACTCGGGGCCGGCGAGGAAGCGGACGGCCTCGGCGATGTCCGCAGGCCGGCCGATCCGGGCGATGGGCATGCACTCCAGGTAGTCCTGGAGGACGGGGCCCTGGTCGGCGATGCCCGCGATGAGCTCCGTCGCGACGACGCCGGGACGGACCCCGTTGACGCGGACGCCGAAGGCGCCGAGTTCGTCGGCCGTGAGCTGCACGAGGTGGTCCACCGCGGCCTTGGAGACGCCGTAGGCACCGAACCACCTGTGCGTGTTGGACGCCGCGATCGAGGAGACCGCGACGATCGCGCCGCCGCCCGCCTCGATGAGCGCCTTCGACCCGTGCTTGATCGTGAACATCGTGCCGGTGGCGTTCAGCTCGAGCGTGGTGCGCCACGCGTCGGCGTCGAGCGTGCCGATCGGTCCGATCGAGGTCGAGCCGCCCGCGTTGGCGACGATCGCCTTGAGCGGACCGCGCGCCGCGGCGGCCGCGATCGCCGCGGTGATCTGCTCCTCTTGGGTGATGTCCGCAACGATGTAGGTGGCTTTGTCGCCAAGTGTCGCGATCGCGGACTTCAGCCGCTCCTCGTTGCGGCCGCAGATCGTCACCAGGGCGCCGTCGGCGACGAACCTCGCCGCGCAGCCGAGGCCGATGCCGCTGCCGCCGCCCGTCACCAGGACGGACGCGCCTTCGAGAGATCCCATTTCCGCACCTTCTTCCTTCCGGCGGGGTGTGCCGGAGTCTTCCTTGACCGGGGATCGCGTTGCCGTGAGGGGTGCCACTGACCGTCAGAGAGGGGGTTTCAGCGGTCGACCGCGGTCGTTCCGCCGTCGACGGTCAGGTGGGCGCCCGTGATGAACGAGGCCTCGTCGCTCATGAGGAACCGCACCGCGCTCGCGACCTCCGCCGGCAACCCCATGCGGCCGAGCGGGGACTTCGCCGCGAACTCCGCGCGCATCCCCTCGCCGGCTATCGCGAGCAGAGGCGTGTCGATGTAGCCGGGGCATACGGCGTTCACCCTTACCCCGTCGCCGGCGAGCTGGTGGGCGAGCGCCCGGGTGAGGCCGAGGAGTCCGGCTTTGGACGCGCAGTAAGAAGGGATGAACAACTGCCCGACGAACGCCTCGATGGAGGCGATTCCCACCACGGCCGAACCCGGGTGGGCCTTCAGGTCGGCGAGCAGTTCCTGCACGAGGAAGGCATGTGCCCGAAGGTTGACGTGCTGGACGGCGTCCCAGGTCTCCTCATCGAGGTCCCCGACCGCGGCGGGCCCCGAGATCCCCGCCGCGTGAACGAGCCCGCCCAGCGAGCCCAACGCGGCACGGCTACGCCGGACGGCCTCCGGGAGCTCCGCGCGCTTCGTGACGTCGATGCTGACGGCGAGGACAGGGACGTCGGACTCTACGGCGATCTCGGACGCGACGTCTCCGGCGTCGGCGAGGTCCCACAGGGCGACGGGCCGGCCCGCGCGCGCGAGCGCCTTCGCGCACTCCGCGCCGATCCCGGAGGCGGCCCCGGTGACGATCACCCCGGTGCCCGGACCGGGCAACGATGACGGCATTTATATTCCTTATAATTGATACTTGATGCCTCGACCGCTTCACATTAGCGTTCCCTACGGCCCCCGGACAGGGGTCGGACGCGACCTCCGGGAGGCTCGAGTGCGGGACTTCGCGACAGGATCGCCGTCGTCACCGGAGCGGGCAGCGGCATCGGCCGCGCCCTCGCCCTCCGCTTCGCCGACGAGGGCATGGACGTCGCCGTCACCGACATCGACGGCGCGGCCCTCGCCTCGACGGCCGAGGCGGTCGCGTCCAGGGGAGTCCGCACGGTCACGCA harbors:
- a CDS encoding alpha/beta hydrolase family esterase codes for the protein MRPLLARSCMAFALMVAAFSPAVPAAADPAPAPADRFSVRIDGSAYTADGALTSGGFAVTDRVADFATVRIAGRGAFPGPSGGDVTAALDVRRGLTGLTGSFTLEDPGSGVRVKADVRGVTVPEDGTVTWTGPASVTDGPDTARRTVSLTLVDALPDPGDHAIRIAHAGVERRAILRLPDDYDGTPRPVLFHFPGLIEAPWMAEFFGRMADHARTRGYIMITPEHHGRGWQGVPAGTTEPELDDPGFVMRLQDILVERFNADPSRLYASGMSNGGFFTSKLACENTRFAAFAPVSGQLSDIAGCAPTRPVPIVLLHGDGDSVVPYTTAPPAAAFWAGNNGCSTDTETTALPDLDPADRTTVDRITYLGCPADAPVVLYRIRGGGHNWPGGLPFLGPFLGGTTHDITANDVIWDFVTAFHL
- a CDS encoding SDR family oxidoreductase, translating into MGSLEGASVLVTGGGSGIGLGCAARFVADGALVTICGRNEERLKSAIATLGDKATYIVADITQEEQITAAIAAAAARGPLKAIVANAGGSTSIGPIGTLDADAWRTTLELNATGTMFTIKHGSKALIEAGGGAIVAVSSIAASNTHRWFGAYGVSKAAVDHLVQLTADELGAFGVRVNGVRPGVVATELIAGIADQGPVLQDYLECMPIARIGRPADIAEAVRFLAGPESSWITGQIINVDGGHHLRRGPDYSSVFKDLFGAEALFGPGAAASD
- a CDS encoding SDR family NAD(P)-dependent oxidoreductase — its product is MPSSLPGPGTGVIVTGAASGIGAECAKALARAGRPVALWDLADAGDVASEIAVESDVPVLAVSIDVTKRAELPEAVRRSRAALGSLGGLVHAAGISGPAAVGDLDEETWDAVQHVNLRAHAFLVQELLADLKAHPGSAVVGIASIEAFVGQLFIPSYCASKAGLLGLTRALAHQLAGDGVRVNAVCPGYIDTPLLAIAGEGMRAEFAAKSPLGRMGLPAEVASAVRFLMSDEASFITGAHLTVDGGTTAVDR